The genomic interval AATACGAATTTAAATCGAAAGCTACCTCCCTTTGGGGAGGTTTAGTTCAACACGGGCTCATAGTGCATGCCTCAATTTGTGTAAACATGAATATTACGTTACATTTGTTAATGTATTTGTAAGTAGAAAAATTGTAATTATAAATACGGCACGCACCATAGCCCCAACCGTTAGCAACCAGGCAAAGGCCAACCCACATTTAAGCACATTTGGTTTTTTCTTACGCTAAAAAAGCCGAAACAAGAAAAACCAAAAGAGCTTAAATTTTTGCCACAGCGTATAAGAAAATGAATGATTTATTCCTAAAAAGAAAAAGGAATTAAATATTTCGTGATTTTTATAATATTGATATACAATGTTTTACCCTCCCCCCCCCTGAAACAATAATCGAAATAATTAAATTATATTATAAAACTTTAACAAATTATTTATAACTTTGGGGTGCAAACCAAATCTTAAATTTCGCTTAAAATGAATATCTCGCATTCAAATAAAAATCTCCTCTATAAATCTCAAAGGTTTTGTTCGATTATTCTTAATGGTTTTAATCCGTTAGAAAATGACTCGTACCTGAGATTTAAAAAACCTATAATATTAATACAGAATTCTAATTTCAATGGAAGTAAACAATACTTATTTCTAATTGGAAAAAATAAATTTATCGAGAGATAAGGGATTGATTAAACGGAGCAATCATTCCCTTTGACAAATATTCCGAACAAACTTCTTTTAAATGAAACCAGCTTTTCGACTCGCAGCGTTTCATCTATCCAAACATCTAATATTTTGAATTTTATAATTCGATCTTACCACATTTGCCAACCAATATCTCCCGACAGTTAAATAAAAAATTAACATGTAAAATTAAAGAAAAATGGAATCAAAAATCAAATATATCTGGAAATTATTAATCATAGCAGTTTTTATTATTTATTCGATAAATGATAATAAAGCACAAGTAAACAATCTTGACAGTTGGCGTGTTCTGGAGGAGGATGCAAATGCATTTAAAACAATACCACAGCAATATGATCAATACTTACAACCTTTATATCCTGATTTTGTTAGAGATGGTATTCCCATCGAAGTAAAAAATTACCATCGCTTTTACTCCAGGTGGAATGACAGATTATCAGTAGATGAAAATGGTGATTTATCTTTCGAAACCTACCTGAAGGCTGCTATTGATTACCGTGATAATTTTGAATGTAATGCAAGCGATCCAGCCAATTGGATACAACTTGGCCCAGTACAATATACACAACAATATATGGGCTTGGTTAATCGTTTATCCTGCAAGCCAGGTAATCCAGATGACATTTTAATTTCATCAAATCATGGTGGTATATGGAAAAGAAGATCTACTGGTAATACTTGGGAAAATGTAAATGATGATGACGTAAACCTAATTAATATATCAGCTACTGAATTTATTAGAGACCCATATGATCCAAATCATATTTATGCGTCAACTGGGGATGGGCTTCAAGGGGTTAAATATGGTATAGGAGTTATTGAATCTATTGATAATGGTGAAAACTGGGTAGAAACAAATTTCGATAATGATACTTACCCATATGTAGTAAAAATAGTTATCGATTACGATAACAGCACACAGGGAAGCTTAACTCTATATGCACTTACCAAGAAAGAAATTTTTAAAAGCACTGATTCCGGCAATACCTGGACTACTGTTGTTAACACATTCGATCTTCCATCTGGAATTGAATATTACGACATTCAGGTTAAAAACGAAACTCTTTTTATCGGCACAAAAAGCCTATATGGCAATTATGGATCAATATTATATACATTCAGAAATGGAATTTGGGAAAACACTACTAGTAGTTTGGGGTTACCTGATGCTAAAAGAATTAGAATATCTAAAACTAAAGCTGGTAAAACATTTTTGTTGATAGATGCATATGGAATTGGAAGACTTATTTATAAATCTACAGATTTGGGTATATCTTGGACATTTTTAGTAAATTTAGTCGATGATAAAGGAAATAGCGATCCAGATGATGATCTTCACGCTTTTAGCCCTAAATGTAATATATATTATTCCGAAGAATCCAATATCTTATATAGTGGTAGTGTTCATTTATGGTTTTTCAATGTTAATACTCCCAATCTATTTGATTATTATTATCCTGATCATGTGGATATACGTGATATAGAATCTTTAGGCATTAATGCAAATAATGAAGAAGAGTTATTAGTTGCTACCGATGGTAGTATTGCAAAATATGTCATAGATTTAGATAACCTATCAAGTATTTCTGAGACAAATTTAAATGGCAATTATTTACCTATCGGCAATTATTTTGGTTTAGGTGTAAATAATAGATATGGTGACTTTGTAGTTGCAGGAGCCACTCATATAAACAATTTTCAATATCTCAATGATGAATGGACAAAATTTGGTGGAGGTGATGGCGCTGATTGTTCAGTAAATCCAATTACACCATTTGGTCTACACTATTACCAATATCAACTTCGAATGTACAGAAGAATTATAGAATTTGATGAAGATGGAAATCCAACTGCCAGTTCTAAGTCTCTCCATCCCCATTCTGCTAGTTTTATAGGCTCTCGTTTCTATATAAATCCGCTTAACCCATATGAAATATTAATGGGTAGTGTTAATGAACTTGCCATTTCAGACGAAAGTGACCCTGATAATGTTAATGTAGTAGTAAAAAGTACCCCAACTGAATTAGAAAAAGTGAGAGCTATTGCCATAAATAATCAAAATACGATTTTTATATCTAATTATGGTGCAACTAGTGGTAGTACTATAAACCAGTTTGTCAAATCCACTAACAATGGTGATACCTGGGATGATATGGGAAATAATCTTGTATACAATGCAGATGGTAGTACTTATGGAGATATTTCCAATATTACCAATTTGTTGTATTACAAAAGTTTAAACGATATAATTTGCGATTTAGATAATAGTAACAATATGTGGATAGGGCTAGGTGGGGTAATGCGCCAACCATGGCCCAATCAGGCGTTGCCATTAAACGAGAAATTCAGAGTTTTACGTTCAACAGACGGTGGTGAAACCTGGTACGATTATTCCGAAGGCTTACCTGCACTTCCGGTTAAAAAAATGATTCGAGTAACATTAGATTCAGATTATCTATTTATTGGAACCGATGTAGGGGTTTTTTACCGTACTGCTGACATGAATGAATGGGAATGTTTTCAAAATGGATTACCCATAGCAGTTGTTACTGATCTGGAATACGATTATTGTACCAATAGGCTTTATATTTCAACAGATGGTAGAGGCAATTATTATTCAGGTTTACCAGAACCTATTCAGGATATTGAGATTAGTGAAAATACTATTTGGAATTATACTAAAACTATACCTACCAATGTGGTAGTAAAAAATGGGACCGAACTCACTATTACATCCCATGTATTAATGATGAATAATACAAAAATAGTAGTAGAACCAGGTGCAAAATTAATAGTAGACGGAGGAACAATAACTAACGCATGTAACGAGAAATGGGCTGGAATAGAAGTTTGGGGAGATATTTCTCAACCCCAAACGGAG from Lentimicrobium sp. L6 carries:
- a CDS encoding T9SS type A sorting domain-containing protein, with product MESKIKYIWKLLIIAVFIIYSINDNKAQVNNLDSWRVLEEDANAFKTIPQQYDQYLQPLYPDFVRDGIPIEVKNYHRFYSRWNDRLSVDENGDLSFETYLKAAIDYRDNFECNASDPANWIQLGPVQYTQQYMGLVNRLSCKPGNPDDILISSNHGGIWKRRSTGNTWENVNDDDVNLINISATEFIRDPYDPNHIYASTGDGLQGVKYGIGVIESIDNGENWVETNFDNDTYPYVVKIVIDYDNSTQGSLTLYALTKKEIFKSTDSGNTWTTVVNTFDLPSGIEYYDIQVKNETLFIGTKSLYGNYGSILYTFRNGIWENTTSSLGLPDAKRIRISKTKAGKTFLLIDAYGIGRLIYKSTDLGISWTFLVNLVDDKGNSDPDDDLHAFSPKCNIYYSEESNILYSGSVHLWFFNVNTPNLFDYYYPDHVDIRDIESLGINANNEEELLVATDGSIAKYVIDLDNLSSISETNLNGNYLPIGNYFGLGVNNRYGDFVVAGATHINNFQYLNDEWTKFGGGDGADCSVNPITPFGLHYYQYQLRMYRRIIEFDEDGNPTASSKSLHPHSASFIGSRFYINPLNPYEILMGSVNELAISDESDPDNVNVVVKSTPTELEKVRAIAINNQNTIFISNYGATSGSTINQFVKSTNNGDTWDDMGNNLVYNADGSTYGDISNITNLLYYKSLNDIICDLDNSNNMWIGLGGVMRQPWPNQALPLNEKFRVLRSTDGGETWYDYSEGLPALPVKKMIRVTLDSDYLFIGTDVGVFYRTADMNEWECFQNGLPIAVVTDLEYDYCTNRLYISTDGRGNYYSGLPEPIQDIEISENTIWNYTKTIPTNVVVKNGTELTITSHVLMMNNTKIVVEPGAKLIVDGGTITNACNEKWAGIEVWGDISQPQTEEFQGKLELYNATISHAHEAVQLWKPDDYSKTGGIIYAENSTFLNNRRAVSLLSYKNLHPVFGIESDYAATFKRCSFKNDENYLDDNPFHTFVSMWDVRGVKFRACTFDAGNFEQSAIYTIDAGFKVESICNGAIGPDGCLPQDLERCEFYGFDKAIEVKNIFNDDLYPVNIQHSYFYNNNYGVWAYNLINVLTVKTSEFLVGKHGTNKEKQICGDFYGRGVHVQASTGFFIENNSFAAVPDANLSDDVIGIVALENPSNHDIIKNNSFSGLFVGNHAYGNNRLPGSDPIVGIEYQCNQNSENKIDFEVVGIPADAQINPNLGAINLSARNTFSGLLAQWHWRNMGQEDQYYYIHSSEEESIYEPEDDKIETYNNEDIFIKEVADYFNECEEDGGIHEERLVLTLGEQEELESQFATADAEYTAVESIYNDLKDGGSTEGTSLTIEAAQPGDTWELRDNLLGKSPYLSRTVLEKAANKTEVLPNSVLLDILAANPDELKKNDFIRFLENKEEPLPAYMIEILKDLSAGITYKTALLRQMALQKRKQVVSAKKILNSLINTEEQDREAIKGWLGNIKSRTTDMQLASLLIAEENYTDANALLALIPDLYQLEGEALELYNDEVFLLNLKATLQQQDRNIMQLNSSEISELETIANNPRGMARANARVTLESFFGYNDYCDCMDRNDDKNAFAELVENISEKDSPLSIYANPNPAKHYVEFYFELSEIDTEGVIIISDINGKVIRTFNVNQNKGAQAWDTRKIPSGSYIFTLKTKYFEESGKLIIQ